A stretch of DNA from Triticum dicoccoides isolate Atlit2015 ecotype Zavitan chromosome 2A, WEW_v2.0, whole genome shotgun sequence:
ggatcaatatgttagtcccaaaaatagtataaaaagttgccaaacgtGTATGAAAGTTGTAtattattggcatggaacaatcaaaaaatatagatatgacggagacgtatcaactctgcatccactactattactccacatatcgaccgctatccagcatgcatctagagtattaagttcataagaacagggtaacgcattaggcaagatgacatgatgtaaagggataaactcaagcaatatgatataaaccccatctttttatccacgacggcaacaatacaatacatgacttgctgcccctgatgtcactgggaaaggacaccgcaagattgaacccaaagctaagaacttctcccattgcaagaaagttcaatctagtaggccaaaccaaactgataattcgaagagacttgcaaagatattaaaatcatgcataaaagaattcagagaagaatcaaatcttgttcatagataattttgatcataaacccacaattcatcggatctcgacaaacacattgcaaaaaagaattacatcgaatagatctccaagagaatcgaggagaactttgtattgagatccaaagagagagaataagccatctagctaataactatggacccgaaggtctgtggtaaactactcacacatcatcggagaggctacggtgttgatgtagaagccctccgtgattgattccccctccggcggagcgccggaaaaggccccaagatgggatctcacgggtacagaaggttgcggcagtggaaatagggttttgtggtgctcctggatgttttcagggtatatgagtatatataggcgaaagaagtaggttggtggagctgcaaggggcccacgagggtgggggcgtgcctggcccccctgggcgcgccctcctacctcgtggccgcctcgctgcttccttgatgtccactccaagtctcctggatcacgtttgttccaaaaaagatccttgcgaaggtttcattccgtttggattccgtttgatattccttttctgcgaaacactgaaataggcaaaaaaacagcaatttgcattgggccttcggttaataggttagtcccaaaaatattataaaagtgcataataaagcccattaaacatccaaaacagataatataatagcatggaacaatcaaaaattatagatacgtggagacgtatcaaaaatcaacaagtttgattggctagggagagagatcgggcgaaaatgagcttcggggcaacaatggagcttggggaaaaAGAGGTCACTCATCCAACTGTTATCCCCTCTTCATCCCGCACAGAGTGGTACTACTGCTcaatggagcggtactaccgctggtagcaGCGGTACTATCGCGACCAccaacggtactaccgcggagACCGAGAGCAGAGGCATAAGAGGGAgaacagaagagagagagagggtttgGGCGGCACTAGTAGCGGTGGTAACCGCGGTACTGCCGCTCACAAGCGATACTGCCGCTGCTACTGCCACTACTACTGCTGCACAACCCAACACGAGGAGAGACGCCCTCGTATCGAGGCAGTAGCGGTGTCGAACCAGGACGGTACTATCGCCGATGCACCCGAGTGGTACTACTGTTGtaggacagcggtactaccgcttgaggacCATATGCGGTACTACCACCCtggcggcggtactaccgctagcacCTCACAATCTCCACTTCTGTCGAAACGGTAAACTCCAAGGAGAGGAAAGGAGCTGGGGGTGCAAAAATGaagtgtatgtgttgattccaccctagcctttccaatgcgggccccctcttgatagtacggtgtctcctacgactcaagtccaccaaaaccgAATTGAAAGAGACTACACCGTCTTCACTTAAAGCTCCGAGGGGaaagaatcgtctcgtgccaatgaatgaatctctgaaatactcaacgcacacggttagtccgcaaaagcattgtcatcaatcacaaaaactACTTAGAGAGAGACATGCCCTAACAGAGAGGATAAGTGAGTTATATGAGTCCACTAAATGTGAGGTTGAGATTTTTCAACAAGAGAATAGCAAGATGAGTGATCCACCACCATGGGAAATTGGTAGTCCACCAAATGAAAAAAGAGAGGAACATTCAATAACTAACCTTTCACAAAATTCTCTTTCTTGGCAATATGTGCAAGTGAAAAAGGCATACCTATTAGCTCACTTGCAACGATGGGAGATTGAGATCCAAGATCAAATATGGAGGACACGGAgtaccactacacaagttgcgtgtGTGAAGATTGATTTTCAGAAAGGCATTCAAGTACTCAATGAGGTAAAACAAAAAGGATCGTCCGTTTTGATGCACCCCGAGGTATGCACATATGAACTCTTGAAACATTGGCGAAACGAAATAAGAGAAAAATTATTGGGCACATCCTTCAGCACACCATCAATCCATCAGTATAATTTGTTCAACCATGAtggaaaaacaaaggatttgggaAACTTGAGATCCACACAAAAATGTTCAACTTTTTCTTTCCCTAGCTATTTTCTAGTGTCCTTGTGCTATAATTTTGTAGACCGAGTGAAGTCGAGGACGAATTTTCTTCGTGAGAGGGAGGATGATATGGACATGGTTATGGTTGGTTATAAATTTATGCTCCATGGAAATTTTTGCTAGAAGGAACTCCTAAGTCGAACAAAGCATCATGTTGGCATCGTCCATAAGATAGCAAAGTTGGAAACAAAAATTCAATATATCATGAAACCTTTGCATTATGATTTGGTATTGCCATGCTTTCTTTTATGTGATAACCAGGTAGAGTCAAGGATGACTCCTTTTCAAGAgaggggggatgatgaggacatctcgGTCACTGAAACAACACCCATCATCCCTGAACAAACTCTAAGTTGTGACAAACAAATAGATGATCAAATGCAACACAATTCTAAAGTGAAAGCTACAAATGAGGATTGCATTATTTCTTTGCATGGATATTATCTACTCTCCTTCTACTTATATTTTGCAGATCAAAGGGAGTCGAGGACGACTCTTCATCAAGGGAGGTAGGATGATGAGGACACCACAACCATCGACACGTCTCCAACAATTATAGGTCCAATCACAAGAAGTCGTGCCAAACTAATAAGTGACCAGGTGAACGCTAATTTAAGTTTACCTTGTAACCTTGATGACACAACTATGCTTTCATCCTCATTGTTGTTGGTTGAATTTAGGTATCATACGGAAGAAATCCAACAGCCCAGGAGCACTTGAAGCAACCGATTTAGAGGAACAAGTTTGGagaaaacaagtttcaagtgaagctgatgCTGTCAGTTTTTACCTCTGATGTTTCATTGTACCATAGCCATATGGTGGAGAGACGGGGCCATATGCGTACATCACCAGAAGCTACATCAAATTTACTTCCCAATGCgaaaaaacctcacatcatttggagttaTGAGTCAAAAGCTCTAGTCATTCTCATGGAAGGTGTCCAGGCTGTCAAGGCTTCgcgaatttccgaggagctctccaacaactcccaTAATTGACTGCTTATTCACCCAAGAAAGCCATGCAAACCTACTTACTTCTAAAACTATTTTCTCACCTAGCtaaggggggttgtccctgctataaaactgaaggaaatatgccctagaggcaataataaagttattatttatttccttataatcatgataaatgtttattattcatgctagaattgtattaagcggaaacataatacatgtgtgaataaatagacaaacaaagtgtcactagtatgcctctacttgactagctcgttaatcaaagatggttatgtttcctaaccatgaacaatgagttgttatttgattaacgaggtcacatcattagttgaatgatctgattgacatgacccattccattagcttagcacccgatcgtttagtatgttgctattgctttcttcatgacttatacatgttcctataactatgagattatgcaactcccgtttaccggaggaacactttgggtactaccaaacgtcacaagtaactgggtgattataaaggagtactacaggtgtctccaatggtacatgttgggttggcgtatttcgagattaggttttgtcactccgattgtcggagaggtatctctgggccctctcgataatgcacatcacataagccttgcaagcattacaactaatatggtagttgtgagatgatgtattagggaacgagtaaagagacttgccggtaacgagattgaactaggtattggataccgacgatcgaatctcgggcaagtaacataccaatgacaaagggaacaacgtatgttgttatgcggtctgaccgataaagatcttcgtagaatatgtaggagccaatatgggcatccaggtcccgctattggttattgaccggagacgtgtctcggtcatgtctacattgttctcgaaccgtagggtccgcacgcttaacattacgatgacaattattatgagtttatgcattttgatgtaccgaaggttgtttggagtcccggatgtgatcacggacatgacgaggagtctcgaaatggtcgagacgtaaagattgatatattggaagcctatgtttggacatcgaaagtgttccgggtgaaatcaggattttaccggattaccgggaggttaccggaaccccccgggagtcatatgggccttattgggccttagtggaaaagtgaaagggctgcccataagggctgcgcgcctcccccctcccctagtcctattaggactaggagaggtggccggccacccctctccctctttcccccttgggaatcctagttggaataggattgggggggggagtcctactcccggtaggagtaggactcctcctgcgccctcctcctggccggcgcacctctcccccttggctcctttatatacggaggcagggggcacctctagacacacaagttgatcattgagatcgttccttagccgtgtgcggtgccccttgccaccatattccacctcgatcatatcgttgtagtgcttaggcgaagccctgcgtcggtaatacatcaagatcgtcaccacgccgtcgtgctgacagaactcctccccgaagctttgctggatcgtagcccgggggtcgtcatcgagctgtacgtgtgctaagaactcggaggtgccggagtaacggtgcttggatcggttggatcgggaagaagacgtatgactacttcctctacgttgtgtcaacgcttccgttgcgatctacaagggtacgtagatcatactctcccctcgttgctatgcatcaccatgatcttgcgtgtgcgtaggaaaattttgaaattactacgttccccaacaaaaaccccatctcccccatcctcttagaaaccttttgtcaaaccattcagctaAATGCTTATGTAGCAAGACTGCTAGAGAGGTCTGAGAGATCCTTTCTACatttgctcttgtgagttcatcCGGATTCacgagaaggagcctctggttcccctTAATTCGTACTATACGGTTCCGGCCGTTTTGTGTtggttagtcccggtttgtggttctACGATTGTTCGGACAGCGGATTGGAGTTATTGTAACTTCGGTCAGCCATCCCCAACGTGCGGGTTGCATCCAATCTTGTCAGGTATAAACCTAGTTAtcccggctgcttgcagctagttatccctcctgattcgatcctacgacgtgaagatcggtccaccctcgggcgtgaactcgttcaCGGGTTTCCACCTATCGCTGCCACTTTCAGGAATCTGAAACTGCGCGTGACGGGATTGACTCTGACTCCTTACAAACTTGATTTATCTCAACGTACGAAAGTGCATCTAATACCCAAGGTGGATTTTCGCAATTCATGTCAACATATCCCAAACAACTAATGATACTTCAAAGTGTATTTTAGGTAAAGATGTAAAGTTCATATAGGAACAGGATTGGAATGGAAGGTAACCCCTAAAATGCTTAAAGACAAGTACTGGCACAACTGCATTATGTTGAAAGTCGTCGTACACTAGACAAAGTGACACGACGGTGTTCTCAAATAGTCTTAATCGGCTCGTGGGAGCGTGACCTCCTCCTATGAATAGTCGTCGAGAATAGTGCCGGGGGCACGTGGCACTTGGAGTGCGGCCGTTTATTAGTGCATTAATCTTGTCGAtgcatttttgaacatttttacgggGATTTGAATTATCCTCATCTTCACATTAAATAAATGGTTCTTATGAGATGATTATAATGCATAATAAATTCCTAATTATTACTACTAATTTGGACTTGTTACAGTCGAGATCTTTAGATCTCGATACTTGAAGAAAcacatctatacctactaataaacggATTAGTATTTATGTCCGTTCGTTCGCAATTTTGTAGAAAACCCCTAACCATTTCCTGAAATCAACCCgaggtactattttaagtgaataagAGAAAAGTTTCATTTTTTGCAGAAACCCCCCTATCTTTTAGTTAATCAACCCACGGTCGTGCTTTAAGTGAATCAAGAAAACCTTTCGCTTTTTGCATAAACCCACTGATATTTTGTCTAATAAACCATCAATTTGTCTAGAAAATAACATTATTTCTTGGGGGTGGGGTagattcaaatgcttttcaaaaaaATCCATAACTTTTAAACCCTAACTCCAATTTAGATATGTTCATTAGGAAAATGTGTAGAATCTACATATGATGTTGTTTTACCTATTAAACATTATTTTAAATGCTATTTAGGATGCAACATTTTTCGTACAGATGTAGATCCGGATTGGAAATTAACACCTCAGCAAAGCCACATTAGAGACAAAATAAATAATCTATAACCTCACATGCAAGTCTCGACAAAACCTCGCAGGAAAAAAAGAAAGCAGATTTCTCATCTTATGCAAaaggagagagagacacacacattaAGATTGACCAGATTCAAACGTGTTGTAGTTGTGTGAGAACTGAGACAACATCGACGAGGGCTGGAagtaggataagcggcaacacagatGAGATGCACGTGATTCTATTGGGGTCGTGAGTCATGGTTATTGGGTTAGAGGCGTGTGGTATTATTTTCTCCTATAGTAACACACGGGTTCTTTTGCAAATGCCATGTTATTAAAATGAAAGATGTGGACCTATTATGATCTTCAGTCGCGACGCACAGACCATTTGCTAGTTGAATAAAACACCGCTAGGCTTTTGGGGTGAAGAAAGAGGTTGACATAGGATGTTCAAATCCATTGATTATATATAATGAACACGAAAGAATTTTCCTGATGAAGAACAGAGAACATTATCATTATCCAACCGTCATTCTCGAAACCAGTTGCATAAGAGAATTCATTGATTGTATATATTATTCGTACTTCGGAATTTCTGACACCATAGTGTCTTAAAGAATCTACCTCATTTGAAAAGTTTGTTGTCGGCCCAACTCTATCTTACAACTCTACATTGCAGATGCCATCTCTTCCTCGATGGGCCAGATTTCTGCACTGGCCGAAAGGCAATAAAAGATCTCACTTAGCCACTTCTCCTTCCGAGAGGGCACCATCTAAACCCATGGGCATATGCACCCACTTTTTAAAAAATGTATTTTAAGcatgttttaaaatatcaaaaaaatcaaaagaaaacatCATGCATACATATTCGCAAATATGTGTACGTGGCACAAAATTTTATGAAAAAATGTCTTTGTTTTGCCtccacaaaaaagacaaatttcagtgCTTTTAAATAGTGTTTCACGACATAATTTTTTGTCTTTTTTACGCAGGCCACAATAAAAGTTAATTTTCCGTGAAACTTTATGCAAGCACATAGAACATGAAGACGTACCCGTgtaattttttttagatttttataGTTTGTACAAATTTATCCATAGTTCTTGCTTTTGTGTTTTTACAACATTTTATTATGCAAGCACTTCATAGTTTGTACAAATTTACAGCAGATATAAGGATTCTCGTGTACAAATTCATAGCACATATGCTCCTTCTCGTGAAAATCAAGAAAATAGCAGCTAAAAAGAATTCAATAAAGGTTAACAAACAAAATTTTGTCAGAATTTCAAACAATTTGGAGCCCATTTTTTGTTTTTCCTACAGAGCTCCTTCAAACTCAGAACTTCACAGGCATCTAAATGAGCAAGCATCTTAAATGGACACTGAATCTGTGGGATCGGCTCAAACAATTTGAAGCGCTATTTCTTTTGCTAAATTATACCATCACCACCATGACCAAatataagtactccctctgtcccaaaattcgtcttagatttgtctaaatacgaatgtacaagtcacgttttagtattagatacatcggtatctagactaatctaagacaattttgggacggagggagtaataggcaCAAACACAATGatgtcaaatggaacaggcaacagcaaCAGAGCAAAACATCAAAATTGTGATATTGCAAAGAGAAATATATTATCAGCTCTTGATGATTTACGCTGAAGGCAGCAGCTGCCAGATAAACAAAGGTTCAAAGGTCCAAATCGACGATATCTGCTAGGCTCACACTTGAAACTTGGAATAATAGGAAGCCCAAGAATAAAGCATAAATGAAACCGAGGACCAAAATGCCCAACACAAGTGCATCATGAAACATTCTCATCTAGTGAGACTTGACATACTCCTGCACGATGTTAAGGCCCTCGGATTCTTCACCGTAGTCCTGGTAAATCAAAGAAATCAGTCAAACGTCAAGTTCTGCCTACTTGAAAAGAAACCCGTCCTTTGGTCGTATCAGTTTATAGTAGATTTGTCACCTTGACAACAACGCAAGAGCAGCCCACAACCTTCCTTGCCTTGCCCTCAGAGTCAATCTTGCAAAGCTGCAGAGAAAAGCATGTTAATATCAACACATCAATACTTCCACGACAAACGTGAAGAAACAACGAAAAGCTAAAACAACTTACAAGACAAGCATAGggaaacaaaagaattttaatATCAAGAGCAAGTGCATTCTCCAGCAATAGTGAAGCATTGCTAAGTCCAAAGATGAATGTGGAATACATGCTGCAATTAAGTATAATAAGATGGAACATTACAAATTGGCATTAGAAAACTCACCCCTGCCCACTCTCCAAGAGTTTTAGCACTTGGCACAGTAACCAGGTGAACATTGTGCTCAGCGCATAGTGCCTTAACGAGCTTCACGTAATCAGGCTGGTCACAATCCTCAGCCAGCACACAAAGCTGAGCAGCATGCTTCTCAATGGACTTGGCAGCCTCACGGAGCCCCTTCACAAGGCCATCATGAGCACTTGACTTCTTCATGACAAGCTGTAGAGCAGTCATCAAGTCCATTGGCTCACCAAGAACCAGGGTAGGTGCCTCTACTGGGGCAACAACTGGTGTCGGGGCTTCTTCCCTGCAAAGAGTGATAACTCATGGCATGAATAGCTTGATACGAGGACAGCAAGCATAAAGAACAGAGGTTACACACTCTAACCAGCAGTTTAAATCTGTGTTTACCGCAATTCAAGCTGTTAGTTTTCTATATGTTCATAGCTACTCTTTAGTTTGGGCAATCAGGTACCGGCATGTTACATTAATCTACATGCCATACgagatttttttttgcgggggatacGAGATTAAACAACTATCTTGCACCGTAGGTAGATCACAATAGAGATCGTTCAAAAGTGTAAAATCAAAAGGAGGGACAAACTATTGAAAGCAGCTGTAATTTGCAAGCAGAGTAAAACAGCTATCATTATTTTTGAAATTTCAGCTAGTATCTTATACTGTAATATGTAATAATCATGAACGCAACTAGTACTAAACAATCTGCTTCACAACTACTTGCAGATTAAAATCATTCTAAGACAATGCCGAAACGCCCAACAAATAACACATGTGTATCAGTGTTAATTGGAGAAGACCAACCAACGACAAAATAAACAATTGCGCCCCTGGATGTTAAGAGCACAAACCAACACTGAGATTTCATAAGTAGCCCAAAAGCACTCGCAAGTTACAAACAAGATAACAACACGTATCGGATTTAATATCTGCAGCACACCACTGCAATCAAGACTACAGAAACGAGCAGTGCCAAGGTTTCTTTCTGCGGGAGAACTTACGCCATCTCGTGCGCTCCAAAGGCCACCGAGGCAGCTGCGAAGGAGGGAGATCTGGAGCCTGGAGCAACAAAGCGAAAAGATAGCAGCGATTAGCGAGGTTAGAtgcaagaaagaaaagaagaagtaCGGTGAGGACACAGCGCCGCCACCTTGGGACCTATGAgagcggcggcggtagggttttcgCGAGTAGGGCAGGTGTTTTTGACGGCTGGGAGAACGTGTAAGTTATATAGCTCTTTGCAGAAGGGCCGGGGACAACGCTTCTGTTGGGCTCAGAAAGCCCTAGAAGGTATCTTAACTGTAACCAGCCCATGAAAAAACGCACGACCGGGGAGATACAAAACCGCACGGAGCTCTTACTCCACGCCTTCAGCGCCATCTAAAAGCATCTCCAACCGTTGGCCCCTAGGTGCACTAAAAATCGTCCCTTAAGAGCGCACCGGCGCAAACCGTGTACTGGGGACGTGATGCctcccagtcgcggcgcccacgttTTTTTAAAATTTTTAATTCCAGCACAAACACGGCGCACATTCAACCAAACTTCGGCGAGTTCGTAcgtatttaaaatattttacaaaaaagaaaaaaaaacgctaCTAGGCTGCTCCTTGTCGTCTCcctcgccgctcctcgccgcccgtcgcctttacagttctacatgccgaggaggcggtagaaccgcgtgtagtcgtcGTCCCCTCCTCCgcggccgccgtccctgctgcaaccctcccccggttggcgcggcgggttggacggtccgggggcgtcctcgtcgtcgtcgctgtcgaggatcacgacgccgccctcgtcctcgcgcccacgtttgcgggcggctatctcctccagggcccggcgctgccggaccatctcgtcgcggaggtagtcgtaccGCGCCCACCGTAGGGCATCCTCGTCGGAGAAGCtgtcgggctatctcctcgtactctgcggggaggccgggctccagCTTCGGCCTGACGAGGACGAGGCAGCCAGACGCGGGGGCGGAGTCgtcgatgcggacgccggagctgcaggtgcgcgcgctgacaggcgtgtcctggggctccggcttgacggggtgaAGGCAGGGAGAGTCGGACgagcggccggacgaggaggaggacgcccccaggtccatgcgcctcggcgtccacgagctcccacgCCGGCGAGAGatggacgggggagcggggtactcaagcctcggcgtgttgccgccctcgatgtactcgaggacggcctccagcgtgcggccgggcATGCCCCACCATCGGCGTCGGCATTCGGAGTTGAGCCTTCCGAAAGGCACGACGCCGtttgtggcctcgagctgctcggcgtggcggcgacggaagtagggctcccaaagcgggctgtcggggacataCCGTGGAccttccctcgccgcccgcggTAGAGAGGCGCGGATACACGCTATCTCCGCACACCGCGCCACCCGATGGGCGGTGGTGGCATCGGGACCCCGCCGGCActgatcctccacgcccccggCACCCGCATGTCTGGCGGAACCGAGTACTCGGCCTCGAAGAGGAGCCGATCTTCGTCCTcatgaaggtggcggcggccgaaacCGTTCGCCGCCGCACCGTCACCTGGGAAGCGCTTGGTCATGCTTTGAACTAGAGACgacgagaggagagggaggaaagggggaGAAATAGTGCTACGACGGTGCAGACTATGTGCGTGTcatcggcgcgctggggggcggcttatataggcggaggcgtCGCGCATACGCGTGGCCGGCGCacgtacgcgtggcgggcgaggtgaCGTGCATCGTCCGGTGCCTGCGCCGCTCGTGAGGCATCAATgaaggaggctgaccggcgcggcagcgcgaggcagctttggcattgattcgccgcgggaaataaGGCGATGAGGATGACGAAGCGGCGAGAAGAGAGACGAGTCGCTGGCAAGGAGGGGccgcggctgtttcgcgccaaaaacgattcgcccggcgcccccgagcgccccccagcgtgccgggttcgggttgggtccgccggcgccaatttcggcccaaGCCAGTGAAAAATCATCCCttggggacgcgactgggccgatttttcggcgccAGCGGTCAAAAAGTCGCCTgggggccttgttgggggcgcggaTGGAGATGCTCTAACGAATGCATAATGCTAGCGGACAAAAAAATCCTTAAAAACCCAAATGATAATACTCACATGTGTGGGTGTTTTGCAACTCACCCACACGCGTGGATCACAGTCCAGTCGAGTTTGCATGAATCTTGACGCATTAAGGCAGATTTTGCATGTCACGTAGGAcaaggctggtgtgtgggcttttGACAGTTCGCCCGGATGCCGGTTTCTCGCACGGAGAGGTCGTGGTTGCGAGTCAGGCGTGTGGTGGAACTGCCTTCGCGCCCGCACGCCGTGCACGTCTCCTATTCATCAACTCTCACGTCTGCTCTTTTCCCCTCCCGGTGTTGCAGTCCCCCTACCCTGCCCTTCTTTATTTCCCATTTCAACCACACCAACATTCCCATTCGAAAGCGACGCAAGTTCTAGGAGGAGCAGTcaagagggggcggcggcggaagAGTCACGGGTCTTCGTGGCCATCGCTGGTGTTCACGGAACCGGATCGTC
This window harbors:
- the LOC119354373 gene encoding 40S ribosomal protein S12-like is translated as MAEEAPTPVVAPVEAPTLVLGEPMDLMTALQLVMKKSSAHDGLVKGLREAAKSIEKHAAQLCVLAEDCDQPDYVKLVKALCAEHNVHLVTVPSAKTLGEWAGLCKIDSEGKARKVVGCSCVVVKDYGEESEGLNIVQEYVKSH